One window of the Pyrinomonadaceae bacterium genome contains the following:
- a CDS encoding alpha/beta fold hydrolase, with amino-acid sequence MSEAQIKVKVTDAESVTAVLYSAARQKRAGVTLVLGHGAGANQLSGFMRLFARGLAERGVDVVTFNFLYTEQGRKIPDPAPRLEGCYRAIIDAALKHKKLKGNQLVIGGKSMGGRIASQVAAQNGENIAALVFLGYPLHPPGRPDKMRSEHLPKIKAPMLFMQGSRDAFGTKVEIAGIIKKLKLPADLFPIEGGDHSLKVPKAAGVSQQDVYDLAMNHIADWLKAKLS; translated from the coding sequence ATGTCAGAAGCTCAAATCAAAGTTAAAGTGACTGACGCCGAAAGCGTCACGGCGGTGTTGTATTCGGCAGCGAGGCAGAAGCGTGCCGGCGTAACACTCGTCCTCGGTCACGGCGCGGGCGCGAATCAGCTGAGCGGATTCATGCGCCTGTTCGCCCGGGGCTTAGCGGAACGCGGAGTAGACGTTGTGACTTTTAACTTCCTCTACACTGAACAAGGACGAAAGATTCCTGATCCCGCCCCGCGACTCGAAGGCTGTTATCGCGCGATCATCGATGCCGCGCTCAAGCACAAAAAGTTGAAAGGCAATCAGCTGGTGATTGGCGGCAAATCGATGGGCGGACGGATCGCCTCGCAAGTCGCAGCTCAGAATGGCGAAAACATCGCCGCCCTTGTCTTCCTTGGCTATCCGCTGCATCCGCCCGGAAGGCCCGACAAAATGCGTTCGGAACATTTGCCGAAGATAAAGGCGCCCATGCTGTTCATGCAGGGCTCCCGCGACGCGTTCGGAACAAAAGTGGAGATCGCGGGCATCATTAAGAAACTCAAATTGCCTGCCGACCTCTTTCCGATTGAAGGTGGCGACCACTCTCTCAAAGTGCCTAAGGCGGCCGGTGTTTCTCAGCAGGATGTGTACGACCTCGCGATGAATCACATTGCGGACTGGCTGAAAGCTAAACTCAGTTGA
- the alr gene encoding alanine racemase, which yields MNQWSDGSMNQSAGRPTWAEIDLDALAHNFGVIRERVGPAVKILAAVKADAYGHGAVECSTRLDREGVDWFGVALPEEGIELRNAGIAKPILCMGGIWAGQEDACIQQHLTPVVYRLDVVEALDRAAKAAGTTVKVHLKIDTGMGRLGVRADEVRDFCAALKRFTNIRVDGLMTHLASADDEEQTEFTVSQLQRFEQALAAFRDHGFEPTYIHAANSAGLFTFAESRANMVRPGGTLYGFTRDVLPATSVTPPLRPVMSLYSRIMLLKQVPKGAKLGYGGTFETTRDSVIATIPIGYDDGYRRAFSNRARVIVRGQFAPVVGRISMDLTIIDVTDVRDVAHDDPVTLLGNDGDCSITAEDLGELAGTISYEITCGISGRVPRVYRDNGV from the coding sequence ATGAATCAATGGAGCGATGGATCAATGAATCAATCGGCCGGTCGTCCAACCTGGGCTGAGATCGATCTCGACGCGCTGGCGCACAACTTTGGTGTGATTCGTGAGCGCGTCGGTCCCGCCGTCAAAATTCTCGCCGCAGTCAAAGCCGACGCTTATGGTCACGGCGCAGTTGAATGCTCGACGCGCCTGGATCGGGAAGGGGTGGATTGGTTTGGCGTTGCTCTGCCGGAGGAGGGGATTGAGTTGCGCAATGCCGGTATCGCAAAGCCGATCCTGTGCATGGGCGGGATTTGGGCCGGGCAGGAAGACGCGTGTATTCAGCAGCATCTCACCCCGGTTGTTTACCGTCTCGACGTGGTCGAGGCGTTAGATCGGGCCGCGAAAGCTGCGGGAACAACTGTTAAGGTTCATCTGAAAATTGACACCGGAATGGGTCGGCTGGGCGTACGAGCCGATGAGGTTCGGGATTTCTGCGCCGCGCTGAAGCGATTCACAAACATTCGCGTTGACGGGCTTATGACGCATTTGGCTTCGGCTGATGATGAAGAGCAGACAGAATTTACAGTCTCGCAGCTGCAACGATTCGAGCAAGCCCTTGCCGCGTTTCGCGATCACGGCTTCGAACCAACTTACATTCATGCGGCCAATTCAGCTGGCCTGTTCACGTTCGCTGAATCGCGAGCCAACATGGTTCGTCCCGGCGGCACGCTCTACGGATTCACCCGTGATGTGCTGCCGGCAACTTCAGTCACGCCCCCTTTGCGTCCCGTGATGTCGCTGTATTCGCGCATCATGCTTTTAAAGCAGGTGCCGAAAGGCGCGAAGCTCGGCTATGGCGGCACATTCGAAACGACGCGAGATTCCGTCATCGCCACAATTCCGATTGGCTACGATGACGGTTACCGTCGGGCGTTCAGCAATCGCGCGCGTGTGATTGTGCGCGGCCAGTTTGCGCCGGTTGTCGGTCGCATCTCAATGGACTTGACGATCATCGACGTGACGGACGTAAGGGATGTGGCGCATGACGATCCGGTAACCTTGCTGGGGAACGACGGTGACTGCTCTATCACGGCCGAAGACCTCGGCGAGCTTGCCGGAACAATTTCCTATGAAATCACGTGCGGCATTAGCGGCCGCGTGCCGAGAGTTTACCGGGATAACGGGGTCTAA
- the dnaB gene encoding replicative DNA helicase: MATPDPVRDPVLERSLPSSSDTERALLGSILLDNTLIAQAIEMLKPSDFYVPSHRRIFTAMIALFERGSEINSILLAEELRRDGSLESSGGMLFLSNLAFGLPHVTSLAAYAKVVRGKSLLRQLVRVANKITAEALEEEDEPQNILDHAEHAIFALADERIRQGFEHIKHPAERVLEKAESVEHRDLVVTGVATGFRGLDTLTSGLQKQDLVVIAARPSMGKTSLALALAQHAAIESNAVVGIFSLEMSAEALAMRMLCSEANVDAQKFRSGFLSNEEWARLGKALGKLADARIFIDDTAAISVLEMRAKARRLATEQKQLDLIMVDYLQLMSGSSRRTESRQQEVSQISRELKALAKELNVPLIALSQLSRAPENRTDHRPQLADLRESGAIEQDADLVAFIYREEVYNRSDENKNIAELIVAKQRNGPTDTVYLAFLNQFAKFTDLEREALGQYLSRFDRSKGSPRIGRGGGEF, from the coding sequence ATGGCAACCCCAGATCCTGTTCGCGATCCAGTTCTTGAACGTTCGCTGCCCAGTAGCTCTGATACGGAGCGAGCGCTACTTGGCTCAATTCTTCTGGACAATACTCTCATTGCCCAGGCGATCGAGATGTTGAAGCCGTCGGATTTTTACGTGCCCTCGCACCGCCGGATCTTCACCGCGATGATTGCGTTGTTCGAACGCGGATCCGAGATTAATTCAATTCTTTTAGCTGAGGAACTTCGACGCGACGGTTCACTTGAATCTTCAGGAGGCATGCTCTTTCTCAGCAACCTGGCATTTGGTCTTCCTCACGTAACCAGCTTAGCTGCTTATGCGAAGGTCGTTCGGGGGAAATCGCTTTTGCGACAGCTCGTCAGGGTCGCGAACAAAATTACCGCTGAGGCGCTGGAAGAAGAAGACGAGCCGCAGAACATTCTCGACCATGCCGAGCACGCCATTTTCGCGCTGGCTGACGAACGGATTCGCCAGGGTTTTGAGCACATCAAACATCCGGCTGAGCGCGTGCTGGAAAAGGCCGAATCCGTGGAGCATCGCGATCTGGTTGTGACCGGCGTTGCCACCGGGTTTCGCGGGCTTGATACGCTGACTTCGGGTCTGCAAAAGCAGGATCTCGTCGTGATCGCCGCGCGGCCCTCGATGGGTAAAACGAGCCTCGCGCTCGCGCTGGCGCAGCATGCGGCTATCGAAAGCAACGCTGTCGTCGGCATATTCAGCCTGGAAATGTCCGCGGAAGCTTTGGCGATGCGCATGTTGTGTTCTGAAGCTAACGTCGATGCGCAGAAGTTTCGCAGCGGCTTTCTTTCGAATGAAGAATGGGCGCGCCTTGGGAAAGCGCTCGGCAAGTTGGCGGACGCGCGCATCTTCATCGATGACACGGCGGCGATATCGGTACTCGAAATGCGCGCGAAAGCACGGCGGCTGGCCACTGAGCAAAAGCAGCTCGACCTGATCATGGTCGACTATCTTCAGTTGATGTCGGGCTCGTCGCGGCGGACTGAATCGCGGCAGCAAGAAGTCTCGCAAATCTCGCGCGAGCTGAAGGCGCTGGCGAAAGAGCTCAATGTTCCTTTGATCGCGTTGTCACAGTTGTCCCGCGCGCCGGAGAACCGCACCGATCACCGACCGCAACTTGCCGACCTCCGCGAGTCGGGCGCGATCGAACAGGATGCCGACCTCGTGGCCTTTATTTACCGCGAAGAGGTCTATAACCGCAGCGACGAAAACAAGAATATCGCCGAATTAATCGTGGCCAAGCAGCGCAACGGCCCCACCGACACAGTCTATCTCGCCTTCCTCAATCAATTCGCCAAGTTCACCGATCTGGAACGGGAAGCACTCGGCCAATACCTCAGCCGCTTTGATCGCTCGAAAGGCTCGCCCCGCATCGGTCGCGGTGGCGGCGAGTTCTGA
- a CDS encoding VWA domain-containing protein — translation MAATYASCRSYYDEGTIKSGSKAFGSGYFRTTFVRPNHLAFELWLSREDKESGRGWVVWKNGDAVNSWLPRYIQPGFSNRREAPLDLALERIAFPSAGGSLTISPLLLPDLFRTSDLLSSMSDVRLAGLDKVDGRETFRLEGMVWRTQPIKLWIDKTQYVIVKLSRKVSFGDSEVESTVLFKPKLNPDLSPESLQLKMPEHRAIAPLPGSTATSSHSIVPTLAPPAGRRFGSSLVLSPGERAFRSEKKAADEDDVVRVDTDLVVAAVLVLDAEGKIVRGLSKEDFIVKEDDGLQQVASVSMGDSQDVPRSIVLVIDYSGSQLPYIKTSIEAAQMLVDKLNPKDRMAVVTDDVNLLVDFTSDKDLLKKRLETLKESALSGALGASDQYDALLATMTELFSPEDARPIIIFQTDGDELESLKGGSPQPYNAYSLPRKFGLEDILSATERSRVTVYSVISGVRFFGVPQAELLQRAEADLRNRNKANGQLQRTLNNSSGRAEPTKLPDEILQRQANTWLRRHTALAAVARFTGAWTEFLEEPSQADEIYTRILTDIDRRYVIGYYPTNRARDGKRRKVHIEIRNHPEYMVWGQKTYFAREER, via the coding sequence GTGGCAGCCACTTACGCGTCCTGTCGCAGCTATTACGATGAGGGAACGATTAAATCGGGGTCGAAGGCATTTGGCAGCGGATATTTTCGCACCACATTTGTAAGGCCCAATCACTTAGCGTTTGAATTATGGTTGAGTCGTGAGGATAAGGAGAGCGGACGGGGCTGGGTGGTGTGGAAGAACGGGGACGCGGTCAATAGTTGGCTGCCCCGATATATTCAACCCGGCTTTAGCAACCGACGCGAAGCGCCGCTGGATCTGGCGCTTGAACGAATCGCGTTTCCATCTGCGGGTGGGTCGCTCACTATTTCGCCGTTGCTGCTTCCTGATTTATTCCGCACAAGTGATCTGCTCTCATCGATGTCTGACGTCCGGCTGGCTGGACTGGACAAGGTCGACGGCCGCGAAACATTTCGCCTCGAAGGAATGGTGTGGCGAACGCAACCGATCAAACTCTGGATTGATAAGACCCAGTACGTAATCGTTAAGCTATCCCGCAAAGTGTCCTTCGGAGATTCCGAAGTTGAATCAACCGTTCTCTTCAAACCAAAACTCAATCCCGATCTTTCGCCTGAGAGTCTGCAGCTCAAGATGCCAGAGCACCGCGCGATAGCTCCCTTGCCAGGTAGTACGGCGACGTCATCACATTCGATTGTGCCAACCCTGGCGCCGCCGGCCGGCCGAAGGTTCGGATCGAGCCTCGTTCTAAGCCCAGGTGAACGCGCCTTCCGTTCTGAGAAAAAGGCCGCCGACGAAGACGATGTGGTTCGCGTGGACACGGATTTGGTAGTGGCGGCGGTGCTGGTGCTGGACGCCGAGGGCAAGATTGTGAGGGGCTTGAGCAAAGAAGACTTCATCGTGAAAGAGGATGACGGGTTGCAGCAGGTGGCCAGTGTTTCTATGGGCGACAGCCAGGATGTGCCGCGGTCAATTGTCCTCGTCATTGACTACAGCGGCAGCCAATTGCCTTATATCAAGACCAGTATCGAAGCCGCCCAGATGCTGGTGGACAAGCTAAATCCGAAAGACCGGATGGCAGTGGTAACGGATGACGTGAACCTTCTGGTTGATTTCACTAGCGACAAAGACTTGCTGAAAAAGCGTCTGGAAACTCTCAAAGAGAGCGCTCTGTCGGGCGCACTCGGCGCGAGCGACCAATACGACGCGTTGCTCGCGACAATGACTGAGCTCTTCAGCCCGGAAGACGCTCGGCCAATTATTATTTTTCAGACAGACGGCGATGAACTCGAATCGCTCAAAGGCGGCTCGCCTCAGCCATATAATGCATATTCGCTTCCGCGCAAGTTCGGCCTTGAAGATATTTTGTCGGCGACGGAGAGGTCTCGCGTCACCGTCTATTCGGTGATTTCGGGCGTCCGGTTTTTCGGTGTCCCGCAAGCGGAGTTGCTTCAGCGTGCTGAGGCCGATTTGAGAAACCGCAACAAAGCCAACGGGCAACTGCAACGGACCTTAAACAATTCGTCCGGGCGTGCCGAGCCGACGAAGCTGCCGGATGAGATTCTCCAACGGCAGGCAAACACATGGCTGCGCCGTCACACAGCTCTGGCAGCAGTGGCGAGATTTACCGGGGCGTGGACCGAGTTTTTGGAAGAACCGAGCCAGGCCGACGAAATCTACACCCGCATCCTCACGGATATTGATCGTCGTTACGTCATTGGTTATTACCCGACGAATCGTGCGCGCGACGGTAAGCGCAGAAAAGTCCACATTGAGATCCGCAATCACCCTGAATACATGGTTTGGGGGCAAAAGACTTACTTTGCGCGCGAAGAGCGGTAA
- the rplI gene encoding 50S ribosomal protein L9: MGNKQVLLREDIDNLGARGEIVRVKAGYARNYLLPRNLAVEATASNVKQIEGERAALMKREAKERSSAEGQADQLRNLALKFERKVGEAGVLYGSVTSMDIAHSLEEQGYKIDRRKIALREPLKRFGNYTVPVRLHREVTVELPVSVVGEGGVEVNVEALQAEAGTAGDAAPEPANELTNESANESANEDAS; the protein is encoded by the coding sequence ATGGGAAACAAACAAGTTCTTTTACGCGAAGACATCGATAACCTCGGCGCGCGCGGCGAAATCGTGCGCGTCAAAGCCGGCTATGCGCGCAACTATCTGCTGCCGCGAAATCTCGCGGTCGAAGCGACTGCCAGTAACGTTAAGCAAATTGAAGGCGAGCGCGCGGCGCTGATGAAGCGCGAAGCGAAAGAGCGCTCGTCGGCTGAAGGGCAGGCCGATCAGTTGCGCAATCTGGCGCTCAAGTTCGAACGCAAAGTTGGCGAAGCGGGCGTCCTGTACGGCTCAGTCACGTCGATGGACATTGCGCACTCGCTGGAAGAGCAGGGTTACAAGATCGATCGTCGCAAGATCGCTCTCCGTGAGCCGCTCAAGCGGTTCGGCAATTACACAGTTCCGGTTCGTCTGCATCGTGAAGTCACGGTGGAACTGCCCGTCAGCGTGGTTGGCGAGGGCGGCGTCGAAGTGAACGTTGAGGCGCTACAGGCCGAAGCGGGGACCGCGGGCGACGCAGCTCCGGAACCTGCGAACGAACTCACGAACGAGTCTGCGAACGAGTCTGCGAACGAAGACGCCAGCTGA
- the rpsR gene encoding 30S ribosomal protein S18 produces the protein MQRRKICRFCIDKVDYIDFKDVKLLQSYTPERGKILPRRISGVCATHQRMLAEAIKRARNIALLPYAAD, from the coding sequence ATGCAGCGGCGAAAGATTTGCCGGTTTTGCATCGACAAGGTCGATTACATCGACTTTAAGGACGTGAAGCTCTTGCAGTCCTACACGCCGGAACGCGGCAAGATTCTGCCCCGGCGGATTTCCGGCGTGTGCGCGACGCATCAACGTATGCTGGCCGAAGCCATCAAGCGCGCGCGCAATATCGCGCTGCTGCCGTACGCGGCTGATTAA
- the rpsF gene encoding 30S ribosomal protein S6 — protein sequence MAEQRSYEIVFIINPDAEDAEVMRLTEAAQKIITDQGGSIVKTEMMGKRRLAYEINHQRDGVYVLLEVEGSGREIAEFERRMRVNDRVLRYMTVRVDEYRRRAQKLKDRRARKAERRPTGGKAKAEVNANDDDAESGVEAAA from the coding sequence GTGGCAGAACAAAGAAGTTACGAAATAGTTTTTATCATCAACCCTGACGCGGAAGATGCTGAAGTGATGCGGCTGACTGAAGCCGCGCAGAAGATCATCACCGACCAGGGCGGCAGCATCGTCAAGACCGAAATGATGGGCAAACGCCGTCTCGCTTACGAGATCAATCATCAGCGCGATGGCGTTTACGTGCTGCTTGAGGTTGAAGGTTCGGGCCGCGAGATCGCCGAGTTTGAGCGCCGTATGCGCGTGAACGATCGGGTCCTGCGTTACATGACTGTGCGCGTTGACGAATATCGGCGCCGCGCGCAGAAGTTGAAAGACCGTCGCGCGCGCAAGGCTGAGCGGCGTCCGACGGGCGGCAAGGCCAAGGCGGAAGTAAACGCGAACGATGACGACGCAGAGTCGGGAGTCGAAGCGGCCGCGTAG
- the pth gene encoding aminoacyl-tRNA hydrolase: MRLIVGLGNPGEEYTWTRHNLGFMLIDKLAAAADVTVKRRECRSLIGSAVIEGERVRLVKPQTFMNLSGEAVAGLLAKENVDDTSRDLIVISDDLALPFGTIRLRERGSAGGHNGLKSIIGAIGTNEFIRLRIGIQPDHPVSDSKAFVLENFRKPQRAEVEKILDKAAEAVHSVLRDGIRKAMSLFN; encoded by the coding sequence ATGCGGTTAATCGTTGGATTAGGAAACCCGGGCGAAGAGTACACGTGGACGCGCCACAACCTGGGTTTCATGTTGATTGACAAGTTGGCTGCGGCAGCAGATGTGACCGTCAAGCGGCGCGAATGTCGGTCCCTGATTGGGTCGGCGGTGATTGAGGGTGAACGTGTCCGGCTGGTGAAGCCGCAAACGTTCATGAACTTGAGCGGCGAAGCGGTCGCAGGTTTGCTCGCGAAAGAAAATGTTGACGACACATCGCGGGACTTGATCGTCATCAGTGATGATTTGGCCTTGCCGTTCGGCACGATTCGTTTGCGCGAGCGTGGCAGCGCCGGCGGGCACAACGGACTGAAGTCGATTATCGGGGCAATTGGCACAAACGAGTTCATCCGGCTGCGGATTGGAATCCAGCCGGATCATCCGGTTAGTGACTCGAAAGCTTTCGTGCTTGAGAATTTTCGAAAGCCGCAGCGGGCTGAAGTTGAAAAGATTTTAGACAAGGCCGCTGAAGCCGTGCATTCGGTTTTGCGGGACGGCATCCGGAAAGCGATGTCGCTTTTTAACTAG
- a CDS encoding 50S ribosomal protein L25, with product MAEKKDIVIKAQAREGRGKNDSRRARRNGQVPVVIYGGEGESVAALAQLSELAAILRSDTGRNTIFTVDVEGVGASEVMFADRQIDPVRMRLVHADFKRLVKGEKIEATVPLRLVGEPLGVREESGVLEQIVRNIDIRCEPREIPEHIDVDVTNLGVHDVLHVSDIPVAAGIEILESPETVIATVGLVKEEVVEAAPVEGEAPAEPEVIGKGKKEDEGEGEDAKS from the coding sequence ATGGCAGAGAAGAAAGACATTGTAATCAAAGCGCAGGCGCGTGAAGGACGTGGGAAGAATGATTCGCGCCGCGCGCGTCGCAACGGACAAGTCCCCGTGGTCATCTACGGCGGCGAGGGCGAAAGCGTAGCGGCGTTGGCGCAGCTCAGCGAACTGGCCGCGATCCTTCGCTCGGACACCGGACGCAACACGATTTTCACGGTGGATGTCGAGGGCGTGGGTGCGAGCGAAGTCATGTTCGCGGATCGCCAGATTGATCCGGTGCGCATGCGGCTGGTTCATGCGGATTTCAAACGACTGGTCAAGGGCGAGAAGATCGAAGCGACAGTTCCGCTGCGACTGGTTGGCGAGCCGCTTGGCGTGCGCGAGGAGTCGGGCGTGCTCGAGCAGATCGTGCGCAACATCGACATTCGTTGTGAGCCGCGCGAGATTCCTGAACACATAGACGTCGACGTGACGAATCTCGGGGTGCACGACGTGCTGCACGTTTCCGACATTCCGGTCGCGGCGGGGATAGAAATTCTCGAATCTCCCGAAACCGTAATCGCTACGGTCGGACTGGTGAAGGAAGAAGTCGTCGAAGCTGCGCCGGTGGAAGGCGAGGCGCCGGCCGAACCCGAAGTCATCGGCAAGGGCAAGAAGGAAGACGAAGGCGAGGGCGAAGACGCCAAGTCGTGA
- a CDS encoding ribose-phosphate pyrophosphokinase — protein sequence MSTTGGIKVFSGNANRALAKEICHELHCDLGSAQTARFSDGEFNFQIEENVRGADVFIVQPTCPPTDSHLMELLVMLDAFRRSSAERLTAVLPYYGYARSDKKDRPRVPIAAKMVANLIRTAGADRIVTMDLHAAQIQGFFDIPVDHLYAAPVMIRHYLENRMPNLTVVAPDTGGAERARAYAKRLDAELALCDKRRDKPNEAEIMNVVGDVQGRNCLIVDDMCDTGGSITKVAKALKKAGAERVHACFTHPVLSGRAAMHLEASDIEQIVVTNTIPLNSKAAELKNITVLSIAPLLAKAIKSIHEETSVSSLFV from the coding sequence ATGAGCACCACCGGCGGCATAAAAGTCTTTTCCGGTAATGCGAATCGCGCTCTGGCAAAAGAGATTTGCCACGAGCTGCACTGCGATTTGGGCAGCGCCCAAACCGCGCGCTTTTCGGACGGCGAGTTCAATTTTCAGATTGAAGAGAACGTTCGCGGTGCGGACGTTTTCATTGTGCAGCCGACGTGCCCGCCGACTGACTCTCATTTGATGGAGTTGCTGGTGATGCTGGATGCGTTCAGGCGTTCATCGGCTGAGCGGCTGACGGCGGTGCTGCCCTATTACGGGTACGCGCGCTCTGACAAAAAGGATCGGCCGCGCGTGCCAATCGCGGCAAAGATGGTCGCGAATTTGATTCGCACCGCCGGCGCCGATCGCATTGTGACGATGGATTTGCACGCCGCGCAGATCCAGGGGTTCTTTGATATTCCAGTGGATCACTTGTACGCAGCGCCGGTGATGATTCGGCACTATCTCGAGAATCGGATGCCGAATCTGACGGTTGTAGCGCCGGATACAGGTGGGGCCGAACGTGCCCGGGCTTACGCGAAACGGCTGGATGCGGAACTGGCCCTGTGCGATAAGCGCCGGGACAAGCCGAACGAGGCCGAAATCATGAACGTTGTCGGCGACGTGCAAGGCCGTAACTGCTTGATTGTCGATGACATGTGCGACACCGGCGGGTCGATCACGAAGGTCGCAAAAGCATTGAAAAAAGCAGGTGCGGAACGCGTCCACGCATGCTTCACGCACCCGGTACTTTCGGGCCGCGCGGCCATGCACCTGGAGGCTTCGGACATCGAGCAGATTGTAGTTACGAACACAATTCCGCTAAACTCTAAGGCAGCCGAGCTCAAGAACATTACGGTTCTTAGTATTGCGCCTCTTTTGGCGAAGGCAATTAAGTCGATCCATGAAGAGACTTCGGTTTCTTCGCTCTTCGTATGA
- the ispE gene encoding 4-(cytidine 5'-diphospho)-2-C-methyl-D-erythritol kinase, producing the protein MGLRSITIPAFAKINWSLRVPGKRADGYHEIDTVLQTISLHDTLTFEETNDDVIRLWCDDQSVPADKTNLVWRAAAALRERYSIRRGVRVCLEKRIPAEAGLGGGSSDAAATLLALALLWKIEISADDLALVAEGLGSDVPFFLHGGTARATGRGNLVESLEDLPKHLLVIKPNASISTAKAYGMLNRAALTSSDSKPILLRSQASDSSASIDLNSLHNDFEPVVFQLEPEIERAKVALLKSGAGAAMLSGSGSAVFGIFENQDAQERAIQAIELETGWRAFPCKTVGRNRYRSAMGAAGEIS; encoded by the coding sequence ATGGGTTTAAGATCGATCACAATCCCGGCGTTCGCGAAAATCAATTGGAGCTTGCGCGTTCCCGGCAAGCGGGCAGACGGTTACCACGAAATCGACACGGTCCTGCAGACCATCAGCCTTCACGACACACTAACTTTCGAAGAAACCAATGACGACGTCATACGGTTGTGGTGCGACGATCAGTCGGTTCCTGCTGATAAAACCAATCTCGTCTGGCGGGCCGCAGCGGCGCTGCGCGAACGCTATTCGATCAGACGGGGAGTCAGGGTTTGTCTCGAAAAACGCATTCCAGCGGAAGCTGGTCTGGGTGGTGGATCGTCTGACGCGGCCGCAACGCTGCTCGCCCTGGCATTACTGTGGAAAATCGAAATTTCAGCAGACGATCTTGCCCTGGTAGCCGAAGGTCTCGGTTCGGACGTGCCCTTCTTTCTTCACGGAGGCACCGCGCGCGCGACAGGTCGTGGCAATCTAGTTGAATCACTCGAAGATTTGCCGAAGCACCTTCTTGTCATCAAACCGAACGCGAGTATTTCCACTGCAAAAGCGTACGGTATGCTGAATCGGGCAGCCTTGACATCCTCTGACTCGAAACCTATTCTACTTCGTTCGCAGGCGAGCGACTCTTCCGCTTCAATCGATTTGAATTCGCTGCACAACGATTTCGAGCCGGTAGTTTTTCAGCTTGAACCGGAGATCGAACGTGCGAAAGTCGCCTTGCTGAAATCCGGAGCAGGCGCGGCCATGCTCAGCGGCAGCGGCTCAGCGGTATTCGGGATTTTTGAAAATCAGGACGCTCAGGAGCGCGCCATTCAGGCGATCGAACTCGAAACTGGTTGGCGCGCGTTTCCTTGTAAGACGGTTGGGCGCAACCGCTATCGAAGCGCGATGGGCGCGGCGGGCGAAATCTCGTGA